A single window of Candidatus Flexicrinis affinis DNA harbors:
- a CDS encoding NAD(P)/FAD-dependent oxidoreductase, translated as MKTQRTRVVIVGAGFAGLNVAKGLRKAPVDILLVDRNNYHTFTPLLYQVATCGLDPSDIAYPVRGILRSQSNLRFLLGTVSAIDTNAKTVTMTAHDGSVIEPYDHLVLAAGTVTSYFGNAEIGRFSFDIKTLEGSLELRNHVLRQFEAAAWTDDPQARRAMTTMVVVGGGATGIETAGSLFELYNFVFKREYPQIADLEPKVVLIEATDRLLAPYPERLRAAAVRQLESLGVDVRLGVKVMHARPGAVSLSDGTTIETHTLVWAAGIEGSPLARSLGVSLERGGRIPVNGDLTAVGLEGVYVIGDMAYLVDPATGQPHPQVIPVAIQMAKIAAANIVAALEGREAKSFVYFDKGMMATIGRSRAVAWPFNRVQLTGYIAWLTWLMLHLLWLLGFRNRLSVLLNWVWSYFTYDRSVKIIVNPAARRRPAEPAVEDPVAR; from the coding sequence ATGAAAACGCAGCGCACGCGAGTTGTCATCGTAGGTGCAGGCTTTGCCGGTTTGAACGTCGCGAAAGGGCTCCGCAAAGCCCCGGTCGATATCTTGCTCGTCGACCGTAACAACTACCACACGTTCACCCCCCTGCTGTATCAGGTTGCAACCTGCGGGCTCGATCCCAGCGACATCGCGTATCCGGTCCGTGGCATCCTGCGCAGCCAATCGAACTTGCGATTCCTGCTAGGAACCGTCAGTGCGATCGATACAAACGCGAAGACAGTCACTATGACTGCACACGACGGCAGTGTGATCGAACCGTACGACCATCTGGTGTTGGCCGCTGGGACCGTAACCAGCTACTTCGGGAATGCTGAAATCGGACGGTTCAGCTTCGACATCAAGACGCTCGAAGGCAGCCTTGAACTCCGCAACCATGTGCTGCGACAGTTCGAGGCAGCCGCGTGGACGGACGATCCACAGGCACGTCGTGCGATGACGACCATGGTCGTTGTGGGCGGGGGTGCGACCGGCATTGAAACAGCGGGTTCGCTGTTCGAGCTGTACAACTTCGTGTTTAAGCGCGAGTATCCGCAGATCGCCGACCTAGAACCAAAGGTTGTCTTGATCGAGGCGACCGACAGGCTATTGGCTCCTTATCCCGAACGACTCCGCGCGGCGGCTGTCCGCCAGCTCGAGTCGCTCGGTGTCGACGTGCGGCTCGGCGTGAAGGTCATGCACGCGAGACCCGGTGCGGTGTCCCTGTCTGACGGCACGACCATCGAAACCCACACGCTGGTCTGGGCGGCTGGTATCGAGGGATCGCCGCTTGCGCGCAGCCTCGGCGTCTCACTCGAGCGGGGCGGGCGGATTCCGGTCAACGGAGACTTGACGGCTGTCGGACTCGAAGGGGTATACGTCATCGGAGATATGGCGTATCTTGTCGATCCCGCGACCGGCCAGCCGCACCCGCAGGTAATTCCGGTTGCGATCCAGATGGCGAAGATCGCCGCGGCCAACATCGTCGCGGCGCTAGAAGGACGCGAAGCCAAGTCGTTCGTCTACTTCGACAAAGGCATGATGGCGACAATCGGGCGCAGCCGGGCCGTCGCGTGGCCGTTCAATCGCGTTCAACTCACGGGCTACATCGCATGGCTGACGTGGCTGATGCTGCACTTGCTGTGGTTGCTGGGTTTCCGCAACCGCCTC
- the purH gene encoding bifunctional phosphoribosylaminoimidazolecarboxamide formyltransferase/IMP cyclohydrolase: MPRALLSVYDKTDLVPFAAGLHEMGWDLVASGGTEKELVAAGLRTTPVEQLTGEPEMLGGRVKTLHPAIHAGLLARDRDSDRAELQAHGYAPINMVVCNLYPFSQTVARSGVTLPDAVEQIDIGGVTLIRAGAKNFFNVVTVCDPFDYPRVLAALRAAGEVDMPMRRELAVKAFSHTRDYDTAIHAYLARAAAPVVTEDQPLPDQLSIAVHKVETLRYGENPHQSAAYYSTSEGEGPLGGILLSGKALSYTNILDVDAAWRAASSFDEPAVVIVKHLTPCGIAVGQTIAEAFPKALASDPLSAFGCAMAVNREVDEAFVDSLGSLLIDDLAAPSFSQGALTILSSKRKNCRLMQIPIPYSGIDLEIRSVHRGYLVQHADIGDPDGTQMKVVTNRPPTEDELAAMKFAWKAMQHVKSNAIVIAGKDATYGIGGGVTSRVDAARLAVTKAGERAKGAVMASDGLIPFADGLEAVAEVGVTAVVQPGGSIRDAEVIEAANRYNIAMVFTGVRHFRH; encoded by the coding sequence ATGCCCCGCGCACTCCTTAGTGTGTACGACAAGACTGACCTCGTGCCATTCGCGGCCGGGCTGCACGAGATGGGCTGGGATCTGGTCGCCAGCGGCGGTACCGAAAAGGAACTGGTCGCTGCCGGTTTGCGCACTACGCCCGTGGAGCAGTTGACAGGCGAGCCCGAGATGCTCGGCGGGCGCGTCAAGACGCTGCATCCCGCGATCCACGCCGGCCTCTTGGCGCGCGATCGTGATAGCGACAGGGCAGAGCTGCAGGCGCATGGCTACGCACCGATCAACATGGTTGTTTGTAACCTGTACCCGTTTAGCCAAACGGTCGCGCGGTCCGGGGTAACGCTTCCTGACGCCGTCGAGCAAATCGACATCGGTGGCGTGACGCTCATACGTGCAGGGGCCAAGAACTTCTTCAACGTGGTCACGGTATGCGACCCATTCGACTACCCGCGCGTGCTGGCCGCACTGCGCGCCGCCGGTGAGGTCGATATGCCGATGCGCCGCGAGCTAGCGGTCAAGGCGTTTTCTCACACGCGGGATTACGATACGGCGATTCACGCGTACTTGGCCCGCGCGGCAGCGCCCGTAGTGACCGAGGACCAGCCTCTCCCCGACCAGCTCTCGATCGCCGTTCACAAGGTGGAAACCCTGCGTTACGGCGAGAATCCGCACCAGTCCGCGGCGTATTACAGCACATCCGAAGGGGAGGGGCCATTGGGAGGCATCCTGCTCAGCGGAAAGGCGCTCAGCTACACCAACATTCTCGACGTTGACGCTGCGTGGCGCGCGGCTTCCAGTTTCGATGAGCCAGCGGTCGTGATCGTGAAGCACTTGACTCCGTGCGGAATCGCCGTAGGGCAGACCATTGCCGAGGCGTTTCCGAAGGCGCTGGCGTCCGATCCGCTGTCGGCATTCGGCTGCGCCATGGCTGTAAACCGCGAGGTGGACGAAGCGTTCGTTGATTCGCTTGGATCCCTGCTCATCGACGACCTTGCCGCGCCCTCGTTTTCGCAAGGAGCGCTAACGATACTGTCGTCCAAACGCAAGAACTGTCGCCTTATGCAGATCCCGATCCCTTACAGCGGTATCGACCTCGAGATCCGGTCGGTGCATCGTGGTTACCTCGTACAGCACGCGGATATCGGCGACCCGGACGGCACGCAGATGAAGGTGGTCACGAATCGACCGCCGACCGAGGACGAACTGGCCGCAATGAAGTTCGCGTGGAAGGCGATGCAGCACGTCAAGAGCAACGCGATCGTCATTGCAGGCAAGGATGCGACATACGGCATTGGCGGCGGCGTGACGAGCCGAGTGGACGCCGCGCGATTGGCGGTGACGAAGGCAGGCGAGCGCGCGAAAGGCGCGGTCATGGCGTCGGATGGCCTGATCCCGTTCGCTGATGGCCTGGAGGCCGTCGCCGAGGTCGGAGTCACGGCGGTGGTTCAGCCGGGCGGGAGCATCCGCGACGCCGAAGTCATCGAGGCGGCGAACCGCTACAATATCGCGATGGTCTTCACGGGTGTACGACACTTCAGGCACTAG
- a CDS encoding valine--tRNA ligase: MPEPMPKNFDFAEAEQRIYERWEREGWFKPEVAGPDAEPFVISMPPPNITGALHIGHALFASLEDLMIRYERMRGKAALWVPGTDHASIATHLVVERLLEAEGTSRHDIGREAFIERTWQWKREAGGTITRQLRRLAASCDWSRERFTLDEGLSSAVNDVFIRLHEQGLIYRGPRLVNWSPGLQTAVSDVEVEREEEAGKLYFFKYPIDGGDFLPVATTRPETILGDTAVCVHPEDDRYRHLIGKTARVPVLNRPIPVIADEYVDREFGTGALKITPAHDFNDYEIGQRHGLALVNVMNKDATINENGGKYAGLDRFDARKAIWADMEAAGLTIEVKEHTMVVPRSQRGGEVIEPLLSEQWWVRMKPLADKALDAVRTGKIRFVPERFEKVFFHWLENIEDWCISRQLWWGHRIPAWHGPNGEIHVGKTAPAGDGWTPDNDVLDTWFSSGLWPFSTLGWPEQTDDLKRFYPTHVMETGHDILFFWVARMIMFGLWFTDQAPFHTVYLHGLVRDKFGRKISKTLGNVVDPLDIMDKYGTDPLRLTLITSGTPGNDVNLDVDRVESEWKFVNKLWQMTNFVTSALPDGFTPSLPALGELDVPSRWILSRLNRLIDSVQHLFDIYQFGEAGRQIRAFLWDEFADWYIEASKNALYGEDTAARDRTLNVLFHVLEASLRLLHPFMPYVTEEIWSYLPARSGLIIVAPWPTLDTSRVDDRAEADMNVLIEMIRSVRLVRSEYGVEPSKKVTAAINPGSHRANIETHAFLFARLCNVPAVTFVSAAPEDSASVVVSDAVLYLPMAGLIDYAAEIERLEKEQTALAARIAKSESMLANEGFTSRARPEVVQRERDSLAEMSASFAKNAERLSELKAKA, from the coding sequence ATGCCCGAACCCATGCCCAAAAACTTCGACTTTGCCGAGGCCGAACAGCGCATCTACGAGCGCTGGGAGCGCGAAGGCTGGTTCAAGCCGGAAGTTGCCGGACCAGACGCCGAGCCATTTGTCATTTCGATGCCGCCGCCCAACATTACCGGAGCGCTGCATATCGGTCACGCCTTGTTCGCGTCGCTCGAAGACCTTATGATCCGCTATGAGCGTATGCGCGGCAAAGCCGCCCTATGGGTGCCCGGCACCGACCACGCCAGCATCGCCACCCATCTGGTGGTCGAGCGGCTTCTCGAGGCCGAAGGCACTTCACGTCACGACATCGGCCGCGAGGCCTTCATCGAGCGGACTTGGCAGTGGAAGCGCGAGGCTGGCGGCACCATCACGCGACAGCTCCGCCGCCTTGCCGCGTCGTGCGACTGGTCGCGCGAACGGTTCACGCTCGACGAAGGGTTGTCGAGCGCGGTGAACGACGTGTTCATCCGCCTGCACGAGCAGGGGCTTATTTACCGCGGCCCGCGCCTCGTCAACTGGTCGCCGGGCTTGCAGACGGCCGTCTCCGACGTCGAGGTGGAGCGCGAGGAAGAGGCCGGCAAGCTGTACTTCTTCAAATACCCGATTGACGGGGGTGATTTCCTGCCAGTCGCTACGACCCGTCCTGAGACCATCCTGGGCGATACCGCCGTGTGCGTGCATCCCGAGGACGATCGATACCGTCACCTGATCGGCAAGACCGCGCGCGTTCCTGTCTTGAACCGACCAATCCCGGTCATTGCGGACGAGTATGTCGACCGCGAATTCGGCACCGGCGCGCTTAAGATCACGCCTGCGCACGACTTCAACGACTATGAAATTGGTCAGCGGCACGGCCTTGCACTGGTCAACGTGATGAACAAGGATGCCACCATCAACGAGAACGGCGGCAAGTACGCCGGTCTGGATCGCTTCGATGCGCGCAAGGCTATATGGGCTGATATGGAGGCCGCCGGCCTGACGATCGAGGTCAAAGAGCACACGATGGTCGTGCCACGCAGCCAACGCGGCGGCGAAGTGATCGAACCGCTGCTGTCCGAGCAGTGGTGGGTGCGCATGAAGCCGCTGGCCGACAAGGCGCTCGACGCCGTGCGCACGGGCAAGATCCGCTTCGTGCCCGAACGCTTCGAGAAGGTGTTCTTCCACTGGCTCGAGAATATCGAGGACTGGTGCATCAGCCGCCAACTGTGGTGGGGGCATCGGATTCCGGCGTGGCATGGGCCGAACGGCGAGATTCACGTTGGCAAGACCGCACCCGCTGGAGATGGCTGGACGCCGGACAACGACGTGCTCGACACGTGGTTCAGCAGCGGCTTGTGGCCGTTTAGCACGCTGGGCTGGCCAGAGCAAACTGACGATCTGAAGCGCTTCTACCCAACGCACGTCATGGAGACCGGGCACGACATCCTGTTCTTCTGGGTGGCGCGCATGATCATGTTCGGGCTGTGGTTCACCGATCAGGCTCCGTTCCACACGGTGTACCTGCATGGCCTCGTCCGCGACAAATTCGGCCGCAAGATTAGCAAGACGCTTGGCAACGTCGTCGATCCGCTCGACATTATGGATAAGTACGGCACCGACCCGCTGCGCCTGACGCTGATCACCAGCGGCACGCCCGGCAACGATGTCAACCTCGATGTCGACCGTGTCGAGAGCGAGTGGAAGTTCGTCAATAAGCTGTGGCAGATGACCAACTTCGTCACGTCCGCGCTGCCGGATGGATTCACGCCCTCACTGCCCGCATTGGGCGAATTGGATGTGCCATCGCGGTGGATACTCAGCCGCCTGAATAGGCTGATCGACAGTGTGCAGCACCTGTTCGACATCTACCAGTTCGGTGAGGCAGGGCGCCAGATCCGGGCGTTCCTGTGGGACGAGTTCGCGGATTGGTACATCGAGGCGAGCAAGAATGCGCTGTATGGCGAGGATACCGCGGCACGCGACCGGACGTTGAACGTGCTGTTCCACGTTCTGGAAGCCAGTCTGCGCCTGCTGCACCCGTTCATGCCGTACGTGACCGAGGAAATCTGGAGTTATCTGCCGGCTCGCAGCGGGCTGATCATCGTCGCGCCGTGGCCGACGCTGGACACATCTCGCGTCGATGACCGAGCTGAAGCGGATATGAACGTGCTGATCGAGATGATCCGCAGTGTGCGACTCGTGCGGTCCGAATACGGCGTCGAGCCAAGCAAGAAGGTGACGGCGGCGATCAATCCGGGCAGCCATCGCGCCAATATCGAGACGCATGCGTTCCTATTCGCCCGGCTGTGCAACGTGCCGGCGGTGACGTTCGTCTCAGCCGCGCCAGAAGACTCGGCATCGGTCGTGGTTAGCGACGCTGTGCTCTATCTGCCGATGGCCGGCCTGATCGATTACGCGGCAGAGATCGAACGTCTCGAGAAAGAACAAACAGCGCTGGCGGCGCGCATCGCCAAGAGCGAGTCGATGCTGGCCAACGAGGGCTTTACCAGCCGTGCGCGGCCTGAAGTCGTCCAACGCGAGCGCGACTCGCTTGCGGAGATGTCGGCATCATTTGCCAAGAATGCGGAACGGCTCTCGGAGCTCAAGGCGAAGGCCTAG
- a CDS encoding class I SAM-dependent methyltransferase, with the protein MQRTNDTNAFYDSIAEHYPLFYRDWEAQLDREGLSLRAIFRNKGVERVLDAACGAGTQSVALAKLGFDVVACDPSAGMLRKASEIAEQYGVLEKIQFERIDFLHLQEIVSGPFDAIVCKGNSLPHLLEDEEIETTLMIFHELLRPGGVLVIGMRDFAPFMEDRPQFIPGFVHENDDGSEFITFDIWEWHDGPPVLATQNLFIVQGSERPGYTTVKRRVRYRPLSTDEVKVVLLEQGFSDITDEPDRSERVLVARKPLSASR; encoded by the coding sequence ATGCAGCGGACCAACGACACAAACGCGTTCTACGACTCGATCGCCGAGCACTATCCCCTGTTCTACAGAGATTGGGAAGCCCAGCTCGACCGCGAGGGCTTGTCACTGCGCGCGATCTTCCGCAACAAGGGCGTCGAGCGCGTGCTCGACGCCGCCTGCGGCGCGGGCACACAGTCCGTCGCGCTGGCTAAGCTGGGCTTCGATGTCGTGGCGTGCGACCCGAGCGCAGGCATGCTGCGCAAAGCCAGCGAAATCGCTGAACAATACGGCGTGCTGGAGAAGATCCAGTTCGAGCGGATCGACTTCTTGCACTTGCAGGAGATCGTCAGCGGCCCGTTCGACGCGATCGTGTGCAAGGGCAACAGCCTGCCTCATCTGCTCGAGGACGAGGAGATCGAGACGACCCTAATGATCTTCCACGAGCTGCTGCGTCCCGGCGGCGTGCTCGTCATCGGAATGCGCGACTTCGCCCCGTTCATGGAGGATCGGCCCCAGTTCATCCCCGGTTTCGTACACGAAAACGACGATGGAAGCGAGTTCATCACGTTCGACATTTGGGAATGGCACGATGGTCCGCCGGTACTGGCGACGCAAAACCTGTTCATCGTACAGGGCAGCGAGCGCCCCGGCTACACGACGGTAAAGCGGCGAGTACGCTACCGCCCGCTGTCGACCGACGAGGTCAAGGTCGTCCTGCTCGAGCAGGGCTTTTCCGACATCACCGACGAACCCGACCGTTCCGAGCGGGTGCTCGTCGCACGCAAGCCGTTATCCGCGAGCCGCTAG
- a CDS encoding preprotein translocase subunit YajC, translating to MQEWVVLAAVMLLGLAGYWSLVIFPKQREFSKRQRLVRTLAEGDEVITAGGFIAQVIEIRGDEGIAVIEIAPGVRVRAVTASLLQQFDPEELARNAQMGRQAEEAGEQHA from the coding sequence ATGCAGGAATGGGTTGTACTGGCGGCGGTAATGCTGCTCGGGCTAGCGGGCTATTGGTCGCTGGTGATCTTTCCGAAGCAGCGCGAATTCAGCAAGCGGCAACGGCTGGTTCGCACGCTGGCAGAGGGCGATGAGGTCATCACCGCCGGTGGATTCATCGCGCAAGTCATCGAGATTCGCGGTGACGAGGGCATCGCCGTGATCGAGATCGCGCCGGGCGTACGGGTCCGCGCTGTAACGGCATCGCTGCTTCAGCAGTTCGATCCCGAAGAACTGGCTCGCAACGCGCAGATGGGCCGCCAAGCGGAAGAGGCCGGTGAACAGCATGCTTAG
- the secD gene encoding protein translocase subunit SecD, translating into MTRYYRWMVLVTLLTAFAIWVATPLSNGFTLDTDNDGQPDLAINEQPLGLDLVGGVRVLLEAALPFGTYSRDDLQRAAENVERRVNGLGLTEATVQVVGDTRILVELPGVTDKQQAVDTIKATALLEFVDFGGLSGGEVSSLIDQRVLTTAQDQLLRAREEAGDAGARAFAPTILNPRTGQPFSTALTGADLAAAAAQFDINSGDFYIAVELTDAGAAAFSTYTGSRVGEPMAIVLDSVVLSAPYIRDRLDRRFVIEGDFTQDEANTLALQLRSGALPIPLREEAVTDVGATLGQQSVNLSIRAGIIGVIVVLTFMVLYYRVPGTAAALALLVFAVLNLAIFKLLPVTLTLPAITGFLISIGTAVDGNILIFERIKEELRAGKPLGTALDNGFSRAWGSIRDSNTSTIIICAVLFFFGQTPGASVVSGFAITLILGLVINLFTATIVTRTFLYILAQWLQKPLTERKWLLGA; encoded by the coding sequence ATGACACGTTATTACCGATGGATGGTACTCGTTACCCTCCTAACGGCATTTGCGATCTGGGTCGCGACGCCGCTGTCCAACGGGTTCACGCTCGACACGGACAACGACGGCCAGCCCGACCTCGCGATCAATGAGCAGCCCCTAGGCCTCGATTTGGTTGGCGGCGTGCGCGTGCTGCTCGAAGCTGCGTTGCCATTCGGGACGTACTCCCGTGACGACTTGCAGCGCGCTGCCGAAAATGTCGAGCGCCGCGTCAACGGCCTCGGACTGACTGAGGCGACGGTACAGGTCGTCGGAGACACGCGCATTCTGGTCGAACTGCCGGGTGTAACCGACAAGCAGCAGGCCGTCGATACGATCAAGGCTACGGCGCTGCTCGAGTTTGTCGACTTCGGCGGGCTGAGTGGGGGTGAGGTCTCAAGCCTGATCGATCAGCGCGTGCTCACCACTGCGCAGGATCAACTGCTGCGCGCGCGTGAAGAGGCAGGCGATGCGGGCGCGCGGGCGTTTGCACCGACAATTTTGAACCCACGTACAGGTCAGCCGTTCAGCACGGCATTGACCGGCGCCGACCTTGCGGCGGCAGCGGCGCAGTTCGACATCAACTCCGGTGACTTCTACATCGCTGTCGAACTGACCGACGCAGGCGCAGCAGCGTTCTCAACCTACACCGGGTCGCGGGTTGGTGAGCCAATGGCGATCGTGCTTGACAGCGTCGTGCTGTCAGCCCCGTACATCCGCGACCGGCTCGATCGACGGTTCGTCATCGAAGGCGACTTCACCCAGGACGAAGCCAACACCCTCGCGCTTCAACTGCGCAGCGGTGCGCTTCCGATCCCGCTGCGGGAAGAGGCCGTGACCGACGTCGGAGCGACGCTCGGGCAGCAGTCCGTCAACCTGAGCATCCGCGCCGGCATCATCGGCGTGATCGTCGTGTTGACGTTTATGGTGTTGTATTATCGTGTTCCAGGCACCGCGGCCGCGCTGGCGTTGCTCGTGTTCGCAGTCCTCAATCTCGCAATATTCAAACTGCTGCCGGTCACGCTCACACTGCCAGCGATCACCGGGTTCCTCATCTCGATCGGGACGGCGGTCGACGGCAACATCCTGATCTTCGAACGCATCAAGGAAGAACTGCGGGCCGGCAAGCCTCTCGGCACCGCGCTCGACAACGGCTTTAGCCGGGCCTGGGGCTCGATCCGGGACTCGAACACGTCGACCATCATCATCTGCGCGGTGCTCTTCTTCTTCGGCCAAACGCCCGGAGCAAGCGTAGTCAGCGGCTTCGCGATCACGCTGATCCTCGGCCTGGTCATCAACCTGTTCACGGCCACGATTGTGACGCGGACATTCCTCTATATCCTCGCGCAGTGGCTGCAGAAGCCGCTGACCGAGCGCAAATGGCTGTTGGGCGCGTAG